From the genome of Streptomyces sp. NBC_00523:
GAACAGCTCGAAGCTGTAGCGGCCGGGCCAGTCGCTGAGCCCGTGGCCCCGGAAGTCGAAGGCGTACACCCGGTGGGTGGCGGCGAGCCGGGCGGCGATGACGGCCCAGTCGCCGCTGTTGCCGCAGCGGCCGTGGGCCAGGACGACCGGCGGTGCGGCCGGGTCGCCCCACACCCGGTACGCGAGCCGCGTCCCGCCCGCCCGGACGCTGTGCACCTCCGGATCGAGGAACGCCTCGACGGTGCGGGCGAACGCCCCCGCGTCGTCGATCCACGGGAAGTGCGCGGCGCCGCGCTGCACGGCGAACTCGGCGTGCGGGAAGAGTGCGGCCAGTTCGGCGGCCCGGTCGGGGGTCAGGATGCTGTCGTACTCACCGGCCAGCACGAGGACCGGTGCCTCCAGCGTGCGCAGGGCGGGGACCGTCGCGGCCGGGTCGAAGGCACCTTCACCGGCGTACCGGGCGGCGGCCTCGGCGTTGATCTGCGCGGGTGAGGCGGCGGCGTGCTCCCGGGCGGCGGCGTCCCAGCGCCCGTACAGGAACGGCCTTGTCCTGGCGCGGAGTTCGCCGGTCATCCGGCCCGCCCAGATCTCTTCCAGAGCGGCGAGCGCGTCCTCGTACCAGGGTTCCGAGGCGCGCAGGGCGGCCACCTCGCGGGTGTCGCCCACGGCGGCGGGGAGGCCGGCGGCCTGCGTGGTGGGGGTGACGAGGACCAGGTTGCGCAGTCGGCGCGGATGGCGGGCGGCGTAGAGCGCGGCGAGTTCGCCGGCCGCGGAGTGGGCGAGGAGGTCGACGCGTTCGAGGCCGAGGTGGGCGCGCAGGGCCTCGACGTCCTCGGTCTGCTGGTCGCAGCGGTAGGTGGCGGGGTCGTCGGGGGCGGCGGAGTCGCCGGTGCCCCGGAGGTCGAGGAGGACCAGTTGCCGCCGGTCCGCGAGCCCGCCGAGGGTGCCGAGGTAAGCGCTCGCCCGCATGGGACCGCCGGGCAGGCAGATCAGCGGTGTCCCCTCCCCCACGAGGTGATAGGCGAGCTCGGTTCCGTCGTACGAGTGGAAGGTCGGCATGCCCCCATACAAACAGGGCCGTCCGGGTGACGCAGCCGTGTTCGGTACGGGCGTAGCCGGGTCGGAGGGCGATGTGCGTCACGCCTCTTGCCAGGCGGTGCAAGATCCTGAATTACTGCTCCGGAGGGAAACGACCGAATGATCGGTCGTCCGCACCACGTGTACGGAACGAGGGAGGCCCGCGTGACGGCTCGGCTGGATACGGCGGAACGGATGAGCCGCGACGAGCTGGCGGCGCTCCAGCTGGAACGGCTGCGTGCCACGTTGCGCCACGCCTACGAGAACGTGGCGCACTACCGGGCCGCCTTCGACCGGGCGGGACTGAAGCCGGAGGACTGCCGCTCGCTCGCCGATCTGGCCCGCTTCCCGTTCACCACCAAGGCGGATCTGCGGGAAAACTACCCGTTCGGGATGTTCGCGGTCCCCGAGGACCAGGTCCGCCGCATCCACGCCTCCAGCGGCACGACGGGCCGCCCGACCGTCGTCGGCTACACCGGGAAGGACCTGGACACCTGGGCCGATGTGGTCGCCCGTTCCATCAGGGCGGCGGGCGGCAGGCCGGGGCAGAAGATCCATGTGGCGTACGGCTACGGGCTGTTCACCGGTGGTCTCGGGGCGCATTACGGGGCGGAGCGGCTGGGCTGCACGGTGATTCCGGCGTCCGGCGGCATGACGGCCCGCCAGGTGCAGCTGATCCAGGACTTCCGGCCCGACATCATCATGGTGACGCCCTCGTACATGCTGACCATCCTGGACGAATTCGAGCGGCAGGGCGTCGATCCGCGGACGACCTCGCTGAAGACGGGGATCTTCGGGGCGGAGCCGTGGACGGAGGAGATGCGGCGGGAGATCGAGGAGCGGTTCGCGATCGACGCCGTCGACATCTACGGCCTGTCCGAGGTGATGGGCCCGGGCGTGGCCCAGGAGTGCGTGGAGACGAAAGACGGGCTGCACATCTGGGAGGACCACTTCTATCCGGAGGTGGTCGACCCGGTCACGGGCGAGGTGCTGCCCGACGGGGAGCGGGGGGAGCTGGTGTTCACCTCGCTGACCAAGGAGGCCATGCCGGTCATCCGGTACCGGACGCGGGACCTGACCCGGCTGCTGCCCGGCACGGCCAGGGTGTTCCGGCGGATGGAGAAGGTGACCGGGCGCAGCGACGACCTGGTGATCCTGCGCGGGGTGAACCTCTTCCCGACGCAGATCGAGGAGATCGTGCTCCGTACCCCGGGGGTGTCGCCGCACTTCCAGCTGCGGCTGACCCGGGAGGGGCGGCTCGATGTGCTGACGGTGCGGGCGGAGGCCAGGACCGGGGCGACGCCGGAGCAGCGGGCGGCGGCCGCCGTGTCGGTCGCGGCGGCGGTCAAGGACGGGATCGGGGTGTCGGTGGGCGTCGAGATCGTGGACCCGGAGACGCTGGAGCGGTCGGTGGGCAAGTTCCGGCGGATCGTGGACGAGCGCCCGTAACTTCCGCGCAGTCCACGGGGGTTGCTGTGGCAGGATGGGCCGGAATGACCGTCGTCCGCAGGAGGACTCGTGTTCTCCCGCCGAGGGATTGGGGAGCACACCATGACGGCAGGCCCGTCCGGCACACCGGTCGACACCAGCAGGCCGCACCCGGCCCGTGTCTACGACTACCTCCTCGGCGGCAAGGACCACTACCCGGTCGACCAGGAACTCGGCGAGCAGATGCCGGAGCTGGCGAAGGTGGGGGTCGCGCAGAACCGGGCCTTCATGCACCGGTCGGCCGCCTGGGCTGCGCGGGCGGGCATCGACCAGTTCCTGGACATCGGGACCGGCATCCCGACCCGGCCGAACCTCCACCAGATCGTCCAGGAGGTGAACCCGGCGGCCCGGATCGTCTACACGGACAACGATCCGATCGTCCTGCGGCACGCGGAGGCGCTGCTCGTCAGCGCCCCCGAGGGCGCGACCGATTACCTCGAAGCCGATGTGCGCGACCCGGAGAAGATCCTCGCCCACGCCCGTACGGTGCTGGACTTCGACCGGCCGGTGGCACTGTCGATGATCGCCCTGATGCACTTCCTGGCCGAGAAGGACGATCCGTACGGCATCGCCCGCACCCTGGTGGACGCGCTGCCCCCCGGCAGTTGTCTGGCGCTGTCCCACTTCACGGTGGACTTCCTCGTCGTCGACCAGGAGGCGCTCGACCGCTACCGGTCGAGCGGCATCACGCTGCAACCCCGCGACCGCGCGGAGGTGGCCCGCTTCTTCGACGGGCTCGACATGGTCGACCCCGGGCTGGTGCCCGCGCCGCGGTGGTACAACGGCACGCCCCCGCCGGAGCCCCAGGACGCCACCGACACCATCTACACGGGGGTGGGCCGCGTCCGGTGAGACGCGGCCGGGCGGCCGTCAGGCGAGGCGGTCGCGCAGTTCCCGCTTGAGGATCTTGCCGCTGGCGTTGCGCGGGAGGGCGTCCGCGAACACGACCCGCTTGGGCGCCTTGAAGTGGGCGAGGCGTTCGCGGGCGTGCGCGATCAGCTCGTCCTCGGTGGCCTCGCCCTTCAGGACGACGACGGCGGTGACGGCCTCGATCCAGCGCTCGTCGGGCAGCCCGACGACGGCGGTCTCGGCGACGGCGGGGTGGGTGTAGAGGGCGTCCTCGACCTGCCGGGAGGCGACGAGGACCCCGCCGGAGTTGATGACGTCCTTCACCCGGTCGACCACCGTGAAGTAGCCGTCCGCGTCCCGGACCGCGAGGTCGCCGGAGTGGAACCAGCCGTCCCGGAATGCCTCCGCGCTCTCCTCCGGCTTGTCCCAGTAGCCGGTGCACAGCTGGGGCGAGCGGTAGACCACCTCGCCCTGGGTGCCGTCGGGGACCTCCTTGCCCTGCTCGTCCACGACCCGGGCCTCCACGAAGAGGACGGGCCTGCCGCAGGAGTCCATCCGGCCCTCGTGCTCGTCCGGGCCGAGCACGGTGGCCAGCGGGCCGATCTCGCTCTGCCCGAAGCAGTTGTAGAAGGCCAGCCCGGGCAGCCGGTCGCGGAGGCGTTCCAGCACGGGGACGGGCATGATCGACGCCCCGTAGTACGCCTTGCGCAGGCCGCCGAGGTCGCGGGCGGCGAAGTCCGGGTGGTTGGCGAGGCCGATCCAGACGGTGGGCGGGGCGAAGAGGCTGTCGGCCCGCCCCGACTCGACCAGGTCGAAGATCCGGGCCGCGTCCGGTGCGTCCAGGACCGTGTTCTCGGCGCCCACCGCGAGGTAGGGCAGCAGGAACACATGCATCTGCGCCGAGTGGTAGAGGGGCAGCGCGTGGACGGGCCGGTCCCCGGCGCGCAGGTCGAGCGCGGTGATCGCGCTGACGTACTCGTGGACGAGGGCGCCGTGCGTCATCATCGCGCCCTTGGGGAGCGCGGTGGTCCCGGAGGTGTACAGCAGCTGGACCAGGTCGTCGGCGGCCGGTTCGCGCGCGGGGGTGAACGGGCGGGGGGTGCCCAGGCCGGCCAGCAGCGACCCCTCGTCGTCGCGCAGCGCCCGTACGGCGAAGCCCTCGGGGATACGGTCCGCGAGGGCCGGGTCGGTGAGGACCAGGGAGCTGGCGGACTGGCGCAGGATGTACGCCAGGTCGTCGCCGGTGAGGTTCTGGTTGACGGGCACGTGGACGAGCCCGGCCCGGGCGCAGGCGAGGAAGGCGATGAGGTACGCGTCCGAGTTGTGGGCGTAGGCAGCGACCCGGTCGCCCGGGCGCAGCGCGTGGCCCTCGGTGAGGGCGGCGGCCGCGGTGGAGACGGCCTCGTCCAGCTCGCGGTAGGTCCAGGCCCGGCCGGCGTACCGCAGGGCGGTGCGTGCGGGGGTGCGCCGTGCGCTGCGGGTCAGGACGCCGTCGACTGTGCTGCTGCGTACACCGGTCATGGCGTGATCCTGTGCGGCCGGGGCGCGGCGGTCAAGGATCTGACGCGACATCAGATTCTTTACCGTTCACGCCCCTACGGGACGGCGGGTCCTGACAGTACTCTCTGCTCGGCAGGAAGTTTCACGCTCGGAAGAGATTTCGAAAGTTACTTTCAGGCAGCGAGAAGGGGTTGTGCATGACGGAGGACACGGCGGCCGGGGAGATCAGCCGGCGGAGGCTCGGCGGTGGGATGCTGGCCCTGGGCGGGGCACTCGCCCTGGCGCCGATCCCGTTCGCGGGCACGGCGTCCGCCACGGAGCCGGGGACGGGGTCGTCACAGATGCACGCGGGCAGGGGCGCGAAGCCGACGCTGCGGCGCGGATCGGCCGCCCGTGCCGGGCTGTTGCGGGAACCGCTCGACCAGCTGGTCACCGAGGCGGAGCGCTATCTCGGCGCCTCGCCGAAGCACCCGTGGTACGCGGGCGCGGTGCTGCTCGCGGGCCGGGGCGGGACGGTGGCGCTGCACCACCCGATCGGCAAGGCGGTGCGCTACTCGGCGTACGACGAGACGACCGACACCGGGGTGGAGTTCCCCGAGGACCAGCAGATCGCGATGGCCGAGGACACGGTCTTCGACCTGGCGTCGGTCTCCAAGCTGTTCACCTCGATCCTGGCCGTGCAGCAGATCGAGCGCGGCGCTCTGGAGCTGGAGGCGACGGTCGCCTCCTATCTGCCGGAGTTCGCGGGCGGCGGCAAGCAGGACATCACGATCCGTCAGCTGCTCACCCACACCTCGGGGTTCACCGCCTGGATCCCGCTCTACAGCGCGCCGACCCGGGAAGGGAAGCTGGAGCTGCTGTGGAAGGAGGTCCCGGTCAACCCGCCGGGCACGGTCTACCTTTATTCCGACCTGAACCTGATCTCTCTCCAGCTCGTCCTGGAGAAGCTGACCGGGCGGACCCTGGACGTCCTGCTGCGCGAGCGGATCACCGCTCCGCTCGGGATGCGGCGCACCCGCTACAACCCGCCCGCCTCCTGGAAGCCGAAGATCGCCGCGACCGAGGACGCCCGGCTCCCCTGGTCCGGGCTCGACCGCGGCCTGGTCTGGGGCGAGGTGCACGACGAGAACGCGTTCAGCCTGGACGGGGTCGCCGGGCACGCCGGGGTGTTCTCCTGCGCCTGGGACCTGGCGGTCCTGGCGCGCACCCTGCTCAACGGCGGGGTCTACGGGCGCGCCCGCATCCTGTCGGAGGACTCGGTCGACCTGCTGTTCACCGACTTCAACACGGCGTTCCCCGGTGACGCGCACGGCCTGGGCTTCGAGCTCTACCAGCACTGGTACATGGGCGCCATGGCCACGCCCCGGACGGCCGGGCACACCGGCTTCACCGGGACCAGCCTGGTCCTGGACCCGTCCACGGACTCGTTCCTGATCGTGCTGGGCAACTCGGTGCACCCGGTGCGCAACTGGCGGTCCGGCAGCGCCCCGCGGGTGGCCACCGCCAACCAGATGGCCCGGGCCGTCGCGGTCCGCCCGGCCCGGGGCCGTACCGCCTGGTTCTCCGGGATGGCGAGCGCGTCCACGGCCACTCTGGCGCTGCCCGCCCTGCCGCTCGCCTCCTCGCGGGCCCGGCTGAGCTGCGCGCTGTGGTGGGACACCGAACCGGCGTCGGACTTCCTGTACCTGGAGGCTTCGGCGGACGGCGGTGCCACCTGGCAGCCGGTCCCGTTCACCACCACCCCGACCGGGCAGGGCGGGCGCCCCCGGCCCGAAAACCACCCGGACGGCTCGCTGTCCGGCTGGTCGGGCCGGGTCTGGCACCGCCTCGACGCGGACCTCGCACAGTGGCGCGGCACCGGGACCGTGCTGCGATGGCGGTACACGACGGACCAGTTGTACGTGGGCCGCGGGGTGTACGTGGACGCCGTCCGGGTCGAGGACGGCGGCCGTACGGTCTTCGACGAGAACCGGCCGGGTGACGCCCGGCGCATCACGGCCGTGGGCTGGGCCGCTTCGGCGGACTGACCGCCGCTCCTCCGGGGAACGGGGTCCCGGAGGCCGGAACGCGCACGTCCGGCCTCCGGGATGGGTAGGCTCACGCCGCACGCCGAGCGGGCGGCCCGAGCCGCGCCGCGTACGGCCCGGAACCGAACCCTCGAGGATGCGCGGCATGAGCACCTACGGCAACGGCCCCTGGGGACCGCCCGGCGGGCCCGGCCCCGGACAGCCCGGCCCTGGTCCCGGACCCGGCCCGTACCCCTACCCGTACCCCGTCGGCCCGCAGCCCCC
Proteins encoded in this window:
- the paaK gene encoding phenylacetate--CoA ligase PaaK — its product is MTARLDTAERMSRDELAALQLERLRATLRHAYENVAHYRAAFDRAGLKPEDCRSLADLARFPFTTKADLRENYPFGMFAVPEDQVRRIHASSGTTGRPTVVGYTGKDLDTWADVVARSIRAAGGRPGQKIHVAYGYGLFTGGLGAHYGAERLGCTVIPASGGMTARQVQLIQDFRPDIIMVTPSYMLTILDEFERQGVDPRTTSLKTGIFGAEPWTEEMRREIEERFAIDAVDIYGLSEVMGPGVAQECVETKDGLHIWEDHFYPEVVDPVTGEVLPDGERGELVFTSLTKEAMPVIRYRTRDLTRLLPGTARVFRRMEKVTGRSDDLVILRGVNLFPTQIEEIVLRTPGVSPHFQLRLTREGRLDVLTVRAEARTGATPEQRAAAAVSVAAAVKDGIGVSVGVEIVDPETLERSVGKFRRIVDERP
- a CDS encoding acyl-CoA synthetase; the encoded protein is MTGVRSSTVDGVLTRSARRTPARTALRYAGRAWTYRELDEAVSTAAAALTEGHALRPGDRVAAYAHNSDAYLIAFLACARAGLVHVPVNQNLTGDDLAYILRQSASSLVLTDPALADRIPEGFAVRALRDDEGSLLAGLGTPRPFTPAREPAADDLVQLLYTSGTTALPKGAMMTHGALVHEYVSAITALDLRAGDRPVHALPLYHSAQMHVFLLPYLAVGAENTVLDAPDAARIFDLVESGRADSLFAPPTVWIGLANHPDFAARDLGGLRKAYYGASIMPVPVLERLRDRLPGLAFYNCFGQSEIGPLATVLGPDEHEGRMDSCGRPVLFVEARVVDEQGKEVPDGTQGEVVYRSPQLCTGYWDKPEESAEAFRDGWFHSGDLAVRDADGYFTVVDRVKDVINSGGVLVASRQVEDALYTHPAVAETAVVGLPDERWIEAVTAVVVLKGEATEDELIAHARERLAHFKAPKRVVFADALPRNASGKILKRELRDRLA
- a CDS encoding alpha/beta fold hydrolase, encoding MPTFHSYDGTELAYHLVGEGTPLICLPGGPMRASAYLGTLGGLADRRQLVLLDLRGTGDSAAPDDPATYRCDQQTEDVEALRAHLGLERVDLLAHSAAGELAALYAARHPRRLRNLVLVTPTTQAAGLPAAVGDTREVAALRASEPWYEDALAALEEIWAGRMTGELRARTRPFLYGRWDAAAREHAAASPAQINAEAAARYAGEGAFDPAATVPALRTLEAPVLVLAGEYDSILTPDRAAELAALFPHAEFAVQRGAAHFPWIDDAGAFARTVEAFLDPEVHSVRAGGTRLAYRVWGDPAAPPVVLAHGRCGNSGDWAVIAARLAATHRVYAFDFRGHGLSDWPGRYSFELFRDDLHGFLEARNLAGATVVGHSMGGAAACLLAERHPGLIGRLVLEEAPPLIPLDPPRPVPQRPDEELDFDWPLVPAIDAQLNDPDPAGRELLGEITAPTLVVGGGPRSQIAQEDLARTARAIPGAEFVTIDAGHLVHTERPEEFLTALRSFGI
- a CDS encoding SAM-dependent methyltransferase; this translates as MTAGPSGTPVDTSRPHPARVYDYLLGGKDHYPVDQELGEQMPELAKVGVAQNRAFMHRSAAWAARAGIDQFLDIGTGIPTRPNLHQIVQEVNPAARIVYTDNDPIVLRHAEALLVSAPEGATDYLEADVRDPEKILAHARTVLDFDRPVALSMIALMHFLAEKDDPYGIARTLVDALPPGSCLALSHFTVDFLVVDQEALDRYRSSGITLQPRDRAEVARFFDGLDMVDPGLVPAPRWYNGTPPPEPQDATDTIYTGVGRVR
- a CDS encoding serine hydrolase; amino-acid sequence: MTEDTAAGEISRRRLGGGMLALGGALALAPIPFAGTASATEPGTGSSQMHAGRGAKPTLRRGSAARAGLLREPLDQLVTEAERYLGASPKHPWYAGAVLLAGRGGTVALHHPIGKAVRYSAYDETTDTGVEFPEDQQIAMAEDTVFDLASVSKLFTSILAVQQIERGALELEATVASYLPEFAGGGKQDITIRQLLTHTSGFTAWIPLYSAPTREGKLELLWKEVPVNPPGTVYLYSDLNLISLQLVLEKLTGRTLDVLLRERITAPLGMRRTRYNPPASWKPKIAATEDARLPWSGLDRGLVWGEVHDENAFSLDGVAGHAGVFSCAWDLAVLARTLLNGGVYGRARILSEDSVDLLFTDFNTAFPGDAHGLGFELYQHWYMGAMATPRTAGHTGFTGTSLVLDPSTDSFLIVLGNSVHPVRNWRSGSAPRVATANQMARAVAVRPARGRTAWFSGMASASTATLALPALPLASSRARLSCALWWDTEPASDFLYLEASADGGATWQPVPFTTTPTGQGGRPRPENHPDGSLSGWSGRVWHRLDADLAQWRGTGTVLRWRYTTDQLYVGRGVYVDAVRVEDGGRTVFDENRPGDARRITAVGWAASAD